The region AGACGTCCTTCGATGCGGTTTTCGGCACTGATTTCTTCAGCTATCTCAAGGAAAACCCGGAGTTGTCCGCGGAGTTCAACGCGGCGATGGGTCAGGGCACGCACGCGACCATCGCCGACATCCTGTCGCACTACGATTTCGGCGGGTTCGCGACGGTCGTGGACGTTGGCGGCGGCGACGGTACGCTGCTCGCCGCGATCCTGCGGAAACACTCGTCTCTGCGTGGGATCCTCTTCGACACTCCCGAAGGACTCGGCCGAGCTGGCGAATCCTTGGGGAGGGAAGGAGTCGAGGACCGCTGTGCGCTCGACGCCGGCGACTTCTTCGACTCCGTCCCCGACGGCGGAGACCTGTACCTGCTCAAGAACGTCGTTCACGACTGGGACGACGGCCGGGCGACGGTCATCCTGCGGAACTGCCGGAGGGCCGTGCCCGAGAGCGGCCGCGTGCTGCTCGTCGAAGTCGTGCTTCCGGCCACCGTGGCCTCCTCGACAGGGCCGATCAATTACCTGAGCGATCTGGACATGCTGGTGAACCTCGGCGGCCGGGAACGAACCCGCGCC is a window of Saccharopolyspora phatthalungensis DNA encoding:
- a CDS encoding methyltransferase — encoded protein: MEPKQDDVADRGKLVQLACGHMAAQAVAAGVRLGLVDLIGDSQRRAADLARECGADPQATTRLLRALAALELLVENRPGSFSLTPAGALLRTDRPDSLHSLVRMVTCPATMRSWDGLADSVRTGKTSFDAVFGTDFFSYLKENPELSAEFNAAMGQGTHATIADILSHYDFGGFATVVDVGGGDGTLLAAILRKHSSLRGILFDTPEGLGRAGESLGREGVEDRCALDAGDFFDSVPDGGDLYLLKNVVHDWDDGRATVILRNCRRAVPESGRVLLVEVVLPATVASSTGPINYLSDLDMLVNLGGRERTRADFEDLCRLAGLTLTRILPLPPPSPFSLIEAAPAG